The DNA sequence CATGGCCTCAACTTCCAGGCACCAGCCAAGGGTCCTGCTGTGAACTCAAATTGCAGCCCACAGCCTGTCACAGAGAGATCCGAGAAGGACTCGAGCATCAGCATCCGGGCACGAGGCAAGAGGTCTGCCCAGAGACCCACCCAGCCTTGCCAGAATCCCCCCAAGAAACCGAGACCCAGCCCCTTCCAGCCACTGAGGCAGGGTACTCAGAGTCCTCATCAGGGGGTTGCGCACATCCCCCAGGCTCTTCCCAGTGCAACTGCACTTGGACCCAAAGAGGTACCCCTGTACAGGCGGCAAGTGGTCAGGAGCACACCGGTACAGGTGGCAAGCAGAGACCTCGAGGACCCAAAGGACAGAACTCAACTGAGTTTTGTCCGAGCTTGCACCACGTCCCACCCTCCACCATCGAGCCAGAGTCCAGCCCAGTGCCTCAGAATGGTCTTCTCCAGACTGGGGAACGGGTGGTGGAGCTCCAGGTTCCGTACCTCCCTCGCCTCCCCATCCCCTGAGAAAAGTAGAGATCCCGGACAGAGCCCTCAGGGCTCAGAGCAGGTGCAGGCACAATGCCCACGGGATCCAGTGACGTCCCTCTATGAGGATCTTCTGGTTTCCTCCTCTGAGGACAGTGACTGGGATTGAGACCCCACATGGCAGTCAAAGACCCTGCCTCTGGACCTCATGCGACTTGGAAGAGATCGAGAGACAGAGGAGGGGAAGGATGCAGGAAGCAGCTGTGTCTCCCCCAGCTCTGGTTGATGTGGGACTGTGTCTCCCCCAGCACTTCGTGGGACCCCAGATcaagttggggtgggggtggggggacacccAGACACTGCCTCTTTCAATTGGGTGGTGGGAAGGAGTGGCTTAACAGGTGCTGCAGAAACTGTGTTTTGCAACTTAGCGCAGCAGAAACTCTATTGCCAACCAGAAGATATGAAACGGATCGCCACTTGCTGTGCAGTTGACTGAATTTTGCATGACAGGGGGCACAGCCTCACCCTTTGGGAGCTACGGCTACTAGcatccctcccctgggaaaaGTGATTCTGTGCCAGCTAAAATGGGCAAGATTCTCTTGGCCTTTGATTGTTCACTGTCATTGTAAATAGCTATTGCGCATCGCGTTCCACGGTAATAAAG is a window from the Tamandua tetradactyla isolate mTamTet1 chromosome 14, mTamTet1.pri, whole genome shotgun sequence genome containing:
- the LOC143655494 gene encoding protein FAM90A5-like — translated: MKQRQKRPAGLRAPPPEEEDARVKCKDCGAFGHTARSMRCPIKRWAQILDLQPLGSDKKDTENRDPCKAPQLQTTASLNKPARGDRQRQRGTHWKQQQDWTETPLYIRRPCRPMPLHATSKGPPPVPPPTCPPPSERPVMRSMDPALPLARKPGLSVFWPPGRDEAEEVDSPAAPQPASQHLRMDFAVTDQLAVQGPAACSRHLRRLARERPSQGHGLNFQAPAKGPAVNSNCSPQPVTERSEKDSSISIRARGKRSAQRPTQPCQNPPKKPRPSPFQPLRQGTQSPHQGVAHIPQALPSATALGPKEVPLYRRQVVRSTPVQVASRDLEDPKDRTQLSFVRACTTSHPPPSSQSPAQCLRMVFSRLGNGWWSSRFRTSLASPSPEKSRDPGQSPQGSEQVQAQCPRDPVTSLYEDLLVSSSEDSDWD